From one Cynocephalus volans isolate mCynVol1 chromosome X, mCynVol1.pri, whole genome shotgun sequence genomic stretch:
- the FAM133A gene encoding protein FAM133A, with amino-acid sequence MGKRDNRVAYMNPIAMARWRGPTQSAGPTIQDYLNRPRPTWEEVKKQLENKKKGSKALAEFEEKMNENWKKELEKSREKLLSGNESSSKKRERKKKKKKKSCRSSSSSSSSDSSSSSSDSEDEEKKQGKKRKKKKNRSYKMSESSTYESESESKESVKKKKKSKDEIEKGKDTRSLSKKRKKTYSEDKPLSSESSSESDYEEEVQAKKKRRHEEREKAMDKAKKKKKKQHKKHSKKKKKKSGSNHKSE; translated from the coding sequence ATGGGCAAGCGAGATAATCGGGTGGCCTATATGAATCCTATAGCAATGGCCAGATGGAGGGGCCCAACTCAATCTGCAGGCCCAACAATCCAAGATTATCTGAATCGACCAAGGCCCACCTGGGAAGAAGTgaagaaacaattagaaaataagaagaaaggcTCTAAGGCATTAgctgaatttgaagaaaaaatgaatgagaattgGAAGAAAGAACTcgaaaaaagcagagagaaattaTTAAGTGGAAATGAAAGCTcatccaaaaaaagagaaagaaagaaaaagaaaaagaagaaatcttgtCGGTCTTCATCTTCTTCATCAAGCTCTGATTCTTCAAGCAGTTCTTCAGATTCTGAGGATGAGGAAAAGAaacaagggaaaaagagaaagaagaagaagaaccgTTCATACAAAATGTCAGAAAGCTCTACATATGAATcagaatcagaaagcaaggaatctgtgaaaaagaaaaagaagtcaaaggatgaaatagagaaaggaaaggatACTAGGAGCctcagcaagaaaagaaagaagacttatTCCGAGGATAAACCTTTGTCATCTGAGTCCTCATCAGAATCAGATTATGAAGAGGAGGTACaagcaaaaaagaagagaaggcatGAAGAGCGAGAAAAAGCAATGGACAAggcaaagaagaagaagaagaaacaacacAAGAAACAtagtaagaagaagaaaaagaagtctgGTTCAAATCACAAGTCAGAATAA